Proteins encoded by one window of Nitrospira sp. CR1.1:
- the flgF gene encoding flagellar basal-body rod protein FlgF gives MNRAIYPILSGAVAQEKQLQVFANNLANVNTAGFKQDQQGFRGLLARGGSVGMGAASSGITTTISTRPAGPTERVFTEANGMRTTFEPGRIRITGNPLDVAIQTDGFFEVKTPDGVRYTRNGIFSLDGQRRLVTNLGHPVMGTKGEIKVPPGNIQINTEGAIQVDGNPIGTIKVVEFSPNEMPQKYAEGLFTGGKPAVSKKPQLQSGHIEESNVNSLSEMVKMIQGMRSYESAQKLIQTLDHMTDTAIQDLGRVQ, from the coding sequence ATGAATCGAGCCATCTATCCCATACTTTCCGGCGCAGTCGCTCAAGAAAAGCAACTACAGGTCTTCGCCAACAATTTGGCGAACGTCAATACGGCCGGATTCAAACAGGACCAACAGGGGTTTCGCGGACTCTTGGCCCGTGGCGGGTCGGTAGGGATGGGAGCCGCATCCAGCGGCATCACCACGACCATCTCCACCAGACCGGCCGGCCCGACCGAGCGCGTGTTTACTGAAGCGAACGGCATGCGAACGACCTTCGAGCCGGGACGGATCCGCATTACCGGCAATCCGCTCGACGTCGCCATCCAGACCGATGGATTCTTTGAGGTCAAGACCCCCGACGGGGTGCGGTATACCCGCAACGGCATTTTCTCACTCGATGGCCAACGACGGTTGGTGACAAACCTCGGCCATCCTGTGATGGGAACCAAAGGCGAGATCAAGGTCCCGCCCGGCAACATTCAGATCAACACCGAAGGCGCGATTCAAGTCGACGGGAACCCGATCGGTACGATCAAGGTCGTTGAATTTTCTCCGAACGAGATGCCGCAGAAATACGCCGAAGGCTTGTTTACCGGCGGGAAGCCGGCCGTCTCGAAGAAACCACAGCTCCAGTCCGGACATATCGAAGAATCGAACGTCAATTCGTTGAGCGAAATGGTGAAGATGATTCAGGGCATGCGGAGTTATGAATCGGCGCAAAAGCTCATTCAGACGCTGGACCATATGACGGATACGGCCATCCAGGATCTCGGCCGGGTGCAATAG
- a CDS encoding FliA/WhiG family RNA polymerase sigma factor codes for MMEARKMSAAGNASRRVIAEAERERVIQEFTHVVKAMAHRLAFRLPAYMDAEDLMSVGIMGLMDAMDKYDPTREAKFKTYAEFRIRGAMLDEIRSMDWIPRSVHERISLLQKTYSELLHRLGRPPTDQEVGKELKMSAEELDDFLTRSRGAVVISLDDLGVQDADGHKIISMLTDSNQPDPLSVLVNERARHVLESAIQDLPQKERLVLSLYYFEELTMKEIGQALKVTESRVCQIHSKAILHLKARLEPVDV; via the coding sequence ATGATGGAAGCACGCAAAATGTCTGCGGCCGGCAATGCTTCGCGCCGGGTGATTGCGGAAGCGGAGCGTGAACGGGTCATTCAGGAATTCACCCATGTCGTGAAAGCCATGGCTCATCGGCTGGCCTTCCGGCTGCCGGCTTACATGGATGCGGAAGATCTGATGTCCGTGGGTATCATGGGGCTCATGGATGCGATGGACAAATACGACCCGACCCGCGAGGCGAAATTCAAAACCTATGCGGAGTTTCGTATTCGCGGCGCCATGCTCGATGAAATCCGGTCGATGGACTGGATTCCGCGCTCGGTCCACGAGCGGATCTCCCTGCTCCAAAAAACCTATTCCGAACTGCTGCATCGACTCGGTCGTCCGCCGACGGACCAGGAAGTCGGCAAAGAACTCAAAATGTCCGCGGAGGAGCTGGATGATTTCCTGACCCGTTCGCGCGGCGCGGTCGTGATCAGCCTGGATGATCTCGGGGTGCAGGATGCGGATGGACACAAGATCATCAGCATGTTGACCGACTCCAACCAGCCGGACCCGCTCTCGGTCCTTGTCAACGAGCGGGCCCGCCATGTTTTGGAATCGGCGATCCAGGACCTGCCTCAGAAGGAGCGCCTGGTGCTGTCGCTCTACTATTTCGAGGAGCTGACCATGAAAGAAATCGGGCAGGCGCTGAAAGTCACGGAGTCGCGGGTCTGCCAGATCCATTCGAAAGCCATTCTTCACCTCAAGGCCCGGCTTGAACCGGTCGATGTCTAA
- the flgA gene encoding flagellar basal body P-ring formation protein FlgA, translating to MGAVLEAEVTPVNRAGLICVATLSLFASAILPAAAGERAPIRPLFRVHEALVHSAHSLPLTRGKRTIYPEQIRGVIRDFVKRELAGRAVDCQVALGDPQQPIVVPSGTMDLQVSASHSEEPLGRRVFQIHLSVNGRFLKTVEATADVAAVVEVVVPVRPIKVDEEIAADDVTTERLVLYDLKQPFVTNPADVVGKAAIRPLPPQHAIRQTSLRKPFAVRKGDRVTIEARQGGLSVQTVGVTKSHGELGQTITVSNVDSGKDLRATVVGPGVVRVTF from the coding sequence ATCGGCGCCGTCCTTGAAGCAGAGGTGACACCCGTGAACCGAGCCGGCCTTATCTGTGTGGCGACCCTCAGCCTGTTCGCGAGCGCGATCCTTCCTGCGGCGGCAGGGGAGCGGGCTCCCATCCGGCCCCTATTCCGCGTGCACGAAGCCCTCGTACACAGTGCTCACAGCCTCCCGTTGACCCGCGGAAAACGCACGATTTATCCGGAACAGATCCGCGGGGTCATCCGCGATTTCGTCAAGCGCGAACTCGCCGGACGAGCCGTCGATTGCCAGGTGGCGCTGGGCGATCCCCAACAACCGATCGTGGTGCCTTCCGGAACAATGGACCTGCAAGTCAGCGCGAGTCATTCCGAAGAACCGCTCGGTCGCCGAGTGTTTCAGATTCATCTCAGCGTCAATGGGCGGTTTCTCAAGACCGTCGAGGCCACGGCGGACGTCGCCGCCGTCGTCGAAGTCGTGGTGCCGGTCCGTCCGATTAAGGTTGATGAGGAGATCGCTGCCGACGACGTCACGACGGAACGCCTCGTGCTGTATGACCTCAAACAACCGTTTGTCACGAATCCGGCAGATGTCGTGGGGAAAGCCGCCATCCGTCCGCTGCCTCCTCAACACGCGATCCGGCAGACCTCCTTGCGGAAGCCGTTTGCGGTCCGCAAAGGCGATCGGGTGACGATCGAAGCGCGGCAGGGGGGCCTCTCGGTTCAGACCGTGGGTGTCACCAAGTCACACGGCGAACTGGGCCAAACCATCACGGTGTCCAATGTTGATTCCGGCAAGGATCTGAGGGCAACTGTCGTAGGTCCGGGGGTGGTCCGTGTCACCTTTTAA
- the flhF gene encoding flagellar biosynthesis protein FlhF has protein sequence MKVRTFHVATMHEAIRSIKDTLGPDAVILSTKRVRSWDNGFGLLGGSMLEVMAAIEDDAAVPESAPILGEEDRAVPAAAQAPAVSAEESRFQKTLQGAMDKNDETRRPSARQAVMAPRELPRTVTSSDGSKDNQATTFQSFQRVYEDLLAQGVEHATAEACLRELRETLVEQGASQRNSSLQLLRTVLLDRVTTAGPLLSTAGEQKIALFVGPSGVGKTSSIAKLATHYGIVEQRSVALITMDTYRPAAVEHLRLYAEVLGIELVVAGSCEETRAAIKQAREAELILIDTAGFSPYEPIAAQRWRGLVNGALPLEVHLVLAAGTRVPDIVVSTSQCVDVPSLRLLFTKLDETTGYGGIFEATHRTGIPLSYWGTGQRVPDDLVQAQVNRLGDLLLGGQVRTPGESTGHPWIRQATPAVVPAVKTYSR, from the coding sequence ATGAAGGTACGGACCTTTCACGTGGCAACGATGCATGAAGCCATTCGCTCCATCAAGGATACGCTGGGGCCGGATGCCGTCATTCTCTCCACGAAGCGGGTGCGATCATGGGATAACGGGTTCGGCCTCCTGGGCGGATCGATGCTCGAAGTGATGGCCGCCATTGAAGACGATGCGGCGGTGCCGGAATCCGCGCCGATACTGGGCGAAGAGGATCGCGCCGTTCCGGCTGCCGCGCAAGCTCCCGCAGTGTCCGCCGAGGAGTCACGGTTTCAAAAGACGCTGCAGGGCGCGATGGACAAGAACGATGAAACGCGGCGGCCATCGGCGCGCCAGGCGGTGATGGCGCCCCGGGAACTTCCGCGCACGGTGACGTCTTCCGACGGCAGCAAGGACAATCAGGCCACCACCTTTCAGTCGTTCCAGCGCGTGTATGAAGACCTGCTGGCTCAAGGTGTGGAGCATGCCACCGCCGAAGCCTGCCTGCGCGAATTGCGCGAGACCTTGGTGGAGCAGGGGGCAAGCCAACGTAATTCCTCTCTACAGTTATTGCGGACGGTGTTGCTGGACCGCGTCACCACCGCCGGTCCGCTGCTGAGCACCGCCGGCGAACAGAAGATCGCGCTGTTTGTCGGACCAAGCGGTGTGGGTAAAACGTCCAGCATTGCGAAGCTGGCGACGCACTATGGCATTGTCGAACAACGGAGTGTCGCCCTGATTACGATGGACACCTATCGTCCGGCAGCGGTGGAGCACCTGCGGCTGTATGCGGAAGTCCTGGGGATCGAGCTGGTTGTGGCGGGGTCATGCGAGGAAACCCGCGCGGCTATCAAGCAGGCTCGCGAGGCCGAATTGATCCTGATTGATACGGCGGGATTCAGCCCCTATGAGCCAATCGCGGCGCAGCGTTGGAGGGGGTTGGTCAACGGAGCCCTTCCCCTGGAGGTTCATCTCGTGCTGGCCGCCGGGACGCGGGTACCGGACATCGTCGTCAGCACCAGCCAATGTGTGGATGTGCCGTCCTTGCGGCTGCTATTCACCAAGCTGGATGAAACGACCGGGTATGGCGGAATTTTTGAAGCCACGCATCGTACCGGGATTCCGCTCTCCTACTGGGGCACCGGTCAGCGCGTGCCCGATGACTTAGTCCAGGCGCAAGTCAACCGCTTGGGCGACCTGCTCCTGGGAGGGCAGGTTCGGACGCCGGGGGAAAGCACTGGCCATCCATGGATCAGGCAGGCCACTCCGGCAGTTGTGCCCGCAGTCAAGACGTACTCACGATAG
- a CDS encoding flagellar biosynthesis protein FlgH, whose product MPPPKTTGSLWQEENGRAYLYEDLRAMRAGDIITILISEKHKGSKSADTSAEKDSTVSNGLGGTGMGYLGLPGIRLGGEAKRGFGIDASAKNKFGGKGATNREDTLTGTISAIVTEVLPNGDLRIEGRREVTVNSERQIMTIAGIVRRVDVNTKNTVQSSAIADAKIEYSGLGVVDDVQRPGWFVRILDWVYPF is encoded by the coding sequence ATGCCGCCCCCCAAGACGACCGGATCGCTGTGGCAGGAAGAAAACGGGCGGGCCTATCTGTATGAAGACCTGCGCGCCATGCGCGCCGGCGACATCATCACGATCCTGATCTCGGAAAAACACAAGGGCTCGAAGAGCGCCGATACCAGCGCGGAAAAAGATTCCACCGTGTCGAATGGCCTCGGCGGCACAGGTATGGGCTATCTCGGTCTTCCCGGTATCCGGCTCGGCGGAGAAGCCAAGCGAGGATTCGGTATCGACGCCAGCGCGAAGAACAAGTTTGGCGGAAAAGGCGCCACGAACCGCGAAGATACCCTAACCGGCACCATCTCAGCCATTGTGACCGAAGTGCTGCCAAACGGCGATTTGCGGATCGAGGGACGGCGCGAAGTCACGGTCAATTCGGAGCGGCAGATCATGACGATCGCCGGCATCGTCCGCCGGGTCGACGTCAACACCAAGAACACGGTGCAGTCGAGCGCCATTGCGGATGCCAAAATTGAATATTCCGGCCTGGGAGTGGTGGACGATGTCCAGCGGCCGGGCTGGTTCGTCAGGATTCTGGACTGGGTCTATCCCTTTTAA
- a CDS encoding AAA family ATPase, whose product MAIEPDILDPQLNTFDGSAGPSRTQVITVTSGKGGVGKTNVVANTAIALARTGKRVLVLDADLGLGNVDILLGLTPKYTLEHVLAKTCRLEDIALTGPDGIVVLPASTGISQLTVLTEAQQLILQEELERLASTMDVLLIDTGAGISSTVTYFAAAAQSIVVVVSPEPTSLTDAYALMKVLLRQYRERRFHVLVNMVKSPRDAARIYQKLEVAVSRFLHISLDYLGAIPQDDYVPMAVSQQRAVVDLFPHAPASRAFRELTEAVAQLTPPALPKGTVQFLWQQLLRTH is encoded by the coding sequence ATGGCGATCGAACCAGACATTTTGGATCCGCAACTGAACACGTTTGACGGCAGCGCCGGTCCCTCTCGCACGCAGGTCATCACCGTCACCAGCGGAAAAGGCGGGGTGGGGAAGACCAATGTGGTGGCAAACACGGCGATCGCCCTGGCCCGGACGGGCAAGCGCGTGCTGGTGCTGGATGCCGATCTCGGCTTGGGGAATGTCGATATTCTCCTCGGCCTGACGCCCAAATACACGCTGGAGCACGTCCTCGCCAAAACCTGCCGGCTCGAGGACATCGCGTTGACCGGGCCTGATGGAATCGTCGTGCTGCCCGCCAGCACCGGTATTTCACAACTGACCGTGTTGACCGAGGCGCAGCAGCTGATTTTGCAGGAAGAATTGGAACGCCTGGCCTCCACCATGGACGTGTTGTTGATCGACACCGGCGCGGGGATTTCTTCAACCGTGACGTATTTTGCCGCCGCCGCCCAATCCATCGTGGTCGTTGTGTCTCCGGAGCCCACCTCCCTGACCGACGCCTACGCCTTGATGAAGGTGCTGTTGCGCCAATACCGGGAACGGCGCTTTCATGTCCTCGTCAATATGGTGAAGTCCCCGCGGGATGCGGCCCGCATCTACCAGAAACTGGAAGTCGCCGTCAGCCGGTTCCTTCATATCTCCCTCGATTACCTGGGCGCCATTCCCCAAGACGACTATGTGCCGATGGCGGTCTCCCAACAGCGGGCCGTCGTCGATCTGTTTCCTCACGCGCCGGCCAGCCGCGCATTTCGAGAGCTGACTGAAGCGGTGGCGCAGCTGACGCCACCGGCGCTTCCGAAGGGCACAGTGCAGTTCCTCTGGCAACAACTCTTGCGGACGCACTGA
- the flgM gene encoding flagellar biosynthesis anti-sigma factor FlgM translates to MEISHNGRAADLAKILLGVQETDRTHNKKTASQATQSQDRVQISERAKELQRLRAAAEQPDHERDARVGQIQQSVEGGTYNVDGKKVADAIIRNVLTDAVL, encoded by the coding sequence ATGGAGATCTCACATAATGGCCGGGCCGCAGATCTCGCGAAAATTCTCTTAGGCGTTCAGGAGACTGACCGGACACACAATAAAAAAACCGCATCTCAGGCCACGCAGTCGCAGGATCGCGTGCAGATTTCAGAGCGGGCCAAGGAACTTCAACGCCTGAGGGCGGCGGCGGAACAGCCGGATCACGAACGTGACGCCAGAGTCGGCCAGATCCAGCAGTCAGTCGAAGGGGGCACCTATAACGTCGACGGCAAAAAGGTTGCGGATGCCATCATTCGTAACGTGTTGACGGACGCGGTTCTGTAA
- the flgI gene encoding flagellar basal body P-ring protein FlgI, which produces MLAFLTISFFSASLAHAVRVKDVATIEGVRENQLIGYGLVVGLDRTGDQVIGGQFTIQAMMSMLNKMGINLVIDPIQLLTRNIASVMVTAKLPPFVKPGMTLDAIVSSMANAKSLQGGTLLLTPLKAPNQQVFAVAQGPVSIGGFLGGTGGAGGATVTKNHQAAGVVPAGAIVEKELVVDIDTWDTVSVLLRHPDFTTAIRTAEAIDGTFGKGTAVPVNAGLVKTTLPSTFQGRVVEYIATMEGLDVSVDVAAKVVVNERTGTVVLGEHVRLSTCAISHGNLTISVKNTLNVSQPPAPLIGSTQGQTTVTPDVQTEVAEQESRLIVVDQTVTLGEVVRALNAVGVTPRDLVAILSALRSAGALQANLEIV; this is translated from the coding sequence ATGCTTGCTTTCCTGACGATCTCCTTCTTCAGCGCCTCGTTGGCCCACGCCGTGCGTGTGAAGGATGTGGCCACCATCGAAGGGGTACGGGAAAACCAATTGATCGGATATGGCCTGGTGGTCGGTCTGGATCGTACGGGCGACCAGGTCATCGGCGGCCAGTTCACGATTCAGGCCATGATGTCCATGTTGAACAAGATGGGCATCAATCTGGTCATTGATCCGATTCAGTTGCTCACGCGAAACATCGCGTCGGTCATGGTCACGGCCAAGCTTCCGCCGTTTGTCAAACCGGGCATGACGCTCGATGCGATCGTGTCCTCCATGGCGAACGCCAAGAGCCTTCAAGGTGGCACGTTGCTCCTCACGCCGCTGAAAGCGCCGAACCAACAAGTCTTTGCCGTGGCCCAAGGGCCGGTGTCCATCGGCGGGTTCTTAGGCGGGACCGGTGGGGCGGGCGGCGCCACCGTCACGAAGAACCATCAGGCCGCCGGGGTGGTTCCGGCCGGCGCCATCGTCGAAAAAGAATTGGTGGTCGATATCGATACCTGGGATACCGTCTCGGTCCTCTTGCGGCATCCTGATTTCACCACCGCGATTCGCACGGCCGAGGCCATTGACGGGACGTTTGGTAAAGGCACCGCGGTCCCGGTCAATGCCGGCCTCGTCAAGACCACCTTGCCGTCGACCTTCCAGGGGCGGGTCGTGGAGTACATCGCCACGATGGAAGGATTGGATGTGAGTGTGGATGTGGCAGCTAAGGTGGTGGTGAATGAACGCACCGGCACGGTGGTGCTGGGAGAGCATGTCCGCCTCTCCACCTGCGCGATCTCGCATGGCAACCTCACCATTTCCGTGAAGAACACGCTCAACGTGTCGCAACCTCCCGCGCCCTTGATCGGCTCCACCCAAGGCCAAACGACGGTCACGCCTGATGTCCAAACCGAGGTCGCCGAGCAGGAGTCGCGCTTGATCGTGGTCGATCAAACGGTGACGCTGGGAGAGGTCGTTCGCGCACTCAATGCCGTCGGCGTGACGCCGCGCGATCTGGTCGCCATTCTGTCGGCCCTGCGCTCGGCCGGAGCACTTCAAGCTAATCTTGAGATTGTATAA
- the flhA gene encoding flagellar biosynthesis protein FlhA, with amino-acid sequence MVKDNTSIPSTSLVKHPDILMSVGVVGILMVMLVPLPRFFLDLLLSFNITLSIIILLVGMQVRRPLEFSVFPSILLMVTLLRLALNIASTRLILLHGNEGAAAAGEVIRAFGNFVVGGNYTVGLVVFSILVIINFVVITKGAGRVAEVAARFTLDAMPGKQMAIDADLNAGLINDKEARQRRKDIAQEADFYGAMDGSSKFVRGDAIAAVVITLVNILGGLTIGVLQQGMTLSAAAQTYTLLTVGEGLVAQVPALIVSTAAGIVITRAASEVNLGFEITRQVLISPKAIGTASGILLAMGLVPGLPHLAFLALGSLTGWMAFQLNEQQKIAAAVPEKESPQVKAEEAATQVVPLDLMEVQVGYGLIGLVDGGQGGALLDRIKGLRRQFAEQMGFVLPPIHIRDNLQLRPNEYAALLKGVELAKSEVMPAHVLAIDPGTAQRGMIHGLPTKEPAFGLPAMWVPEQQREQAQMAGYTVVDPGSAIATHLSELIKRHAHELLGRQEVQGLLDQLGKNHPKLVEEVIPNLIPLGTLVRVLSHLLREGVPIRDLRTILETIADHAASTKDADILTEVARQALGRTITKQYLAPDGSLPIIGLDPRLDRTLADQANAAGQGNQWVPDPLVAQKLLSALKQAAERMVGRGHQPVILCSPSLRRHLRKLTDRILHSVPILGLNEVDSVTRLQAMETVRLDLDGADTRSLA; translated from the coding sequence ATGGTGAAGGACAATACCTCGATACCCAGCACATCCCTGGTGAAACACCCGGACATTCTGATGTCCGTGGGCGTGGTCGGCATTTTGATGGTCATGCTGGTCCCGCTGCCGCGCTTCTTTTTGGACCTGTTGCTCAGTTTCAACATTACCCTGTCGATCATTATTCTCCTGGTCGGCATGCAGGTCCGTCGGCCGCTGGAGTTCTCTGTCTTCCCCTCGATTCTTCTGATGGTGACGCTGCTGCGCCTGGCCCTCAACATCGCGTCCACGCGGCTGATTCTGCTGCACGGCAACGAAGGCGCGGCTGCGGCAGGGGAAGTCATCCGCGCATTCGGCAATTTCGTCGTCGGCGGAAACTATACCGTCGGACTGGTCGTCTTCTCGATTCTGGTGATCATCAACTTTGTCGTCATCACCAAAGGCGCCGGCCGCGTGGCGGAAGTCGCCGCCCGGTTTACCTTGGATGCCATGCCCGGCAAGCAGATGGCCATTGATGCGGATTTGAATGCCGGCCTGATCAATGACAAAGAGGCTCGTCAGCGGCGAAAGGATATCGCGCAGGAAGCGGACTTTTATGGAGCGATGGATGGTTCGAGTAAGTTCGTCCGGGGCGATGCCATAGCGGCGGTGGTCATCACGCTCGTCAATATTCTCGGTGGATTGACCATCGGCGTGCTGCAGCAGGGCATGACCCTGTCTGCCGCCGCGCAGACGTATACCTTGCTGACGGTCGGCGAAGGCCTCGTGGCGCAGGTCCCGGCGCTCATCGTCTCCACCGCCGCCGGTATCGTCATCACCCGCGCCGCCTCCGAGGTGAACCTGGGATTCGAAATCACCCGGCAGGTCCTCATTTCGCCCAAAGCCATCGGCACTGCCTCCGGCATTCTGCTTGCCATGGGCCTGGTGCCTGGGTTACCCCATCTGGCATTTCTGGCGCTCGGCAGTCTGACCGGCTGGATGGCCTTTCAACTCAATGAACAGCAAAAGATCGCCGCCGCAGTTCCTGAAAAAGAATCCCCGCAAGTCAAAGCTGAGGAAGCCGCCACCCAGGTCGTTCCGCTGGACCTCATGGAAGTCCAGGTGGGGTACGGACTCATCGGTCTGGTTGACGGAGGGCAGGGCGGTGCCTTGCTCGATCGGATCAAAGGCTTACGGCGCCAATTTGCCGAGCAGATGGGATTCGTCCTGCCGCCGATCCACATTCGAGACAATCTGCAACTCAGGCCCAACGAATATGCGGCGCTCCTCAAAGGCGTCGAGTTGGCCAAATCAGAGGTGATGCCGGCCCATGTGTTGGCCATCGACCCGGGCACGGCGCAGCGGGGCATGATTCACGGCCTGCCGACCAAGGAGCCGGCCTTCGGGCTCCCCGCGATGTGGGTTCCGGAGCAGCAGCGTGAACAGGCGCAGATGGCCGGATACACCGTCGTGGACCCGGGCTCCGCTATCGCGACGCATCTCTCTGAGCTGATTAAGAGGCATGCGCACGAACTCTTGGGGCGGCAGGAAGTGCAGGGGTTATTGGACCAGCTAGGCAAGAATCACCCCAAGCTGGTCGAGGAAGTCATTCCCAATCTGATTCCGCTCGGGACGCTGGTGCGCGTGTTGTCGCATCTCTTGCGCGAGGGAGTTCCCATTCGCGATCTGCGAACCATCTTGGAAACCATCGCCGACCATGCGGCGAGCACGAAGGATGCCGATATTCTCACGGAAGTCGCGCGTCAGGCGCTGGGACGGACGATTACGAAACAATATCTCGCTCCGGATGGCTCGTTGCCGATCATCGGCCTCGACCCGCGCCTGGACCGCACCCTCGCCGATCAGGCGAATGCAGCCGGGCAGGGCAACCAGTGGGTTCCCGATCCGCTGGTGGCACAGAAACTGCTCAGTGCATTGAAGCAGGCCGCGGAGCGAATGGTCGGGCGGGGACATCAACCGGTGATTCTCTGTTCCCCGTCGCTACGACGGCATCTCCGGAAACTGACGGACCGTATTTTGCACTCGGTCCCGATCCTGGGACTCAACGAGGTGGATAGCGTGACCAGATTGCAAGCCATGGAAACAGTTCGTCTCGATCTCGACGGCGCTGACACGAGGAGCCTGGCATGA
- the flgG gene encoding flagellar basal-body rod protein FlgG, translating to MIRAMWTAATGMTAQQLNVDTIANNLANVNTNAFKRSRAEFGDLLYQIQRLPGTNASNVGVFPVGVQVGGGVRPITVAKEWMQGNMRQTSNDLDLAIDGAGFFQVARPDGTIMYTRNGSFKRDNVGNLVTGDGDQLTPVITIPSGALKIDIGQDGTVSVLLPGVTQASQVGQIQLVRFDNPSGLVAMGGNLFLDSFASGPAQQGTGGFSTGFGTLQQGFLESSNVNLAEEMVNMIIAQRSYEINSKTIQASDEMMQIANNLRR from the coding sequence ATGATTCGCGCAATGTGGACGGCCGCGACGGGCATGACGGCCCAGCAACTCAACGTGGACACGATCGCGAACAATCTGGCGAACGTGAACACGAATGCGTTCAAGCGCAGCCGGGCGGAATTCGGCGACCTGCTCTATCAGATTCAACGCTTGCCCGGCACGAACGCGTCGAACGTCGGCGTCTTTCCCGTGGGCGTACAGGTCGGAGGCGGCGTCCGTCCCATCACCGTGGCCAAGGAGTGGATGCAAGGAAACATGCGTCAGACGAGCAATGACCTGGATCTGGCCATCGACGGCGCAGGATTTTTTCAGGTCGCCAGGCCGGACGGCACGATCATGTATACCCGTAACGGGTCCTTCAAGCGCGACAACGTCGGCAATCTGGTCACCGGTGACGGCGATCAGCTGACCCCGGTCATTACCATCCCGTCCGGCGCGCTCAAAATCGACATCGGCCAGGACGGCACCGTCTCGGTGCTGCTCCCCGGCGTGACTCAGGCGTCGCAGGTGGGGCAGATTCAGTTGGTGCGCTTCGACAACCCATCCGGACTGGTCGCGATGGGCGGCAATCTGTTCCTCGACAGTTTTGCCTCGGGACCGGCGCAGCAGGGGACCGGCGGGTTTTCGACCGGTTTCGGCACGCTGCAGCAGGGATTTCTGGAAAGTTCCAACGTCAATCTGGCGGAAGAGATGGTCAACATGATCATTGCCCAGCGGAGTTACGAAATCAATTCGAAGACGATCCAGGCATCCGATGAAATGATGCAGATCGCCAATAACCTGCGCCGGTAA
- a CDS encoding diguanylate cyclase: MRVPRPASNDSPAPAGPEPVHRQAWSDDEAHFRSYAVARFGVLACLLFMAGGLYWTAAIGLLTVSALTAYPVMISIGVAFTLVIFGASFWTPHSRTSTAQRRWNASEDAVKSTYDPVTGLPLNRLFCSLLNQALIRAQQHGRQVAVLMIELDYFIPAAEMSAELNRHLIYRIEAARVKSALRTTDTVARVAERTFAVLLEQVTGLDEVMVLARKMQGAIALPITLDHQEVFLTSRVGVGLSTRDALDPNVLLDAATRALEAAQTHAPGISGPENMLANSAAPTSTIVA; this comes from the coding sequence ATGCGCGTGCCTCGACCTGCATCCAACGATTCGCCTGCTCCCGCCGGACCGGAGCCCGTCCACCGGCAGGCCTGGTCTGATGATGAGGCCCACTTCCGGTCATATGCCGTTGCCCGATTCGGCGTGCTGGCCTGTCTTCTGTTCATGGCCGGCGGCTTATACTGGACGGCGGCCATCGGCCTCCTGACCGTCTCCGCTTTAACGGCCTACCCCGTGATGATCTCGATTGGAGTGGCGTTTACCCTGGTGATTTTCGGGGCGAGCTTCTGGACGCCGCACAGCCGCACCTCCACCGCGCAGAGGCGCTGGAATGCGTCAGAGGATGCCGTGAAAAGCACATACGATCCGGTCACCGGTTTACCGTTGAATCGCCTCTTCTGCTCGCTCCTCAATCAGGCCCTGATCCGCGCCCAACAGCATGGCCGCCAGGTGGCGGTGCTCATGATCGAGCTGGACTATTTCATTCCTGCCGCCGAAATGTCGGCCGAACTGAACCGCCATCTCATCTACCGGATCGAGGCGGCTCGCGTGAAGAGCGCCTTGCGCACCACGGACACAGTGGCGAGGGTGGCCGAACGGACGTTTGCGGTGTTGCTGGAGCAGGTGACGGGTCTCGATGAGGTGATGGTTCTCGCCAGGAAAATGCAGGGGGCTATCGCTCTGCCGATTACCCTCGATCACCAGGAAGTCTTCCTGACCAGCCGGGTCGGTGTCGGTCTCTCCACCCGCGACGCTCTTGATCCCAATGTCCTGCTCGACGCAGCCACCCGTGCCCTGGAGGCAGCGCAGACCCACGCCCCGGGGATATCCGGCCCAGAGAACATGCTCGCGAATTCTGCGGCGCCCACCTCGACGATTGTGGCCTGA